The Oncorhynchus mykiss isolate Arlee chromosome 5, USDA_OmykA_1.1, whole genome shotgun sequence DNA window CTTTTCAGCACAACAATATGATGTTTGGTTTTCTCCCATTCAGATTATCGCTCAGGAATTCAGCCATAGCTTCCTCCACAAGCAGCCTAAAGCAGGTGTGGCGCAGGCAGCatcaggtaaacacacacaccacataaaatGCTAACACATTTGAATGAATACACATGCCTCACTCTTACACCAAGAACCTCAACTTTGTAATGTAGTATCTTTCTTACCCTCTCTAGCCAAGCGTCGCGCCCCTGCTCCCATGCCTGTAACTCCAGCCCAGAAGATCACCAAACCAGCCGCCAAATATGGAGTGCCTTTAAATGTCAGGAAAGCCTCAGATGCAGCCATGAAACCTGCCGAGTGGAAACCAGCCGTCAAACACAAGATGGTTAGTACTGGAAGAGAGCCAGTGACGTCTTTCAGCCTTCTCAACAGGATGATCCTATACTGGCTGTGCATCCTTGTCTACTGCCCCTCCACTGAGACAGATCTATTCATATTGGTTATGAATGTGTGTTATGAAGATGTGTCATGTTACACCTCAGTGGGACATGGATGggcgtgtgtgtgtcctctgagTCTGAACCCCAGTGTTATATGTTGCTCAGGCCCCCGTCCCCCTCCCAGCAGCACCCCAGAGGAGAGTGAGtcgagtggaggaagagaggaggaaatatGAGGTAGCTACAACAGAGAGAGCGCCTCCTGTAACCTGTATTAACCCCTGCATCTCCTTTTCTTCCTTCCATTACCCCACCCACATAAAGTTCCCTCCTGACGTACATCCTTTTTTCTTCCTCATCATCACTCATCCAAACAGAGTGCAGCCCCCCACTTCTCCTCTTCCAGACAGTTTGAATAGCCCTCCCTCTTCTACACCCCTCTTTCTCCTAACCTGCCTAAAGAGTGCTCTTTTTCCCCCCTCCTTGTATACCTGTTCTATAGCAGTGAACCTCTTGCGTCTTAGTAAGTTCGTGGTTTCATGTTGACTATTGTGTTTACACTACAGGAAGGTGCCAGGAAGAAAAGGATGGAGCTgattgagaaagagaggaaacagagggagCAGGTCAGCTGGGTGTCTAGCATTTGATATACTGTATTACATCTGAAATATGAAACTTCAGATTGTTCATCTTTATTTGTTCTTCAGATGTTTCTGTTGAAGGCTGGACAGATGAAGCGATATGAGCGGGAAAAGGTGAGTCAAATCGAATGTTATTTTCCacgtgcttcgtaaacaacagttGTACACTAACAGTGAAGTACTTACTTACGGGCCccacaacaatgcagagagaaaaataatagAAAAAATAACAACACAAGGAATAactacacaatgagtaacgataacttggctgtatacagggaacaccagtactgagtcgatgtgcaggtgtATGAGGTAATTGAAGTAGACGGTACATATggataaagtgactagtcaaCAGGATAGCTAATAAGcaatagcagcagcgtatgtgatgagtcaaaagggGGCCATTGCAGAAAGTctaggtagctatttggttaactatttagcagtcttatgacttgatggtggaagctgttcagggtcctgttggttccagactttgtgcatcggtactgcttaccatgcggtagcagagagaacagtctctgacttgggtggctggagtcttttgaccatttttagggccttccttgaCAGTGGGGGTAGTATAACTGTAAACAGTAGTTATTTACACTATGTAACATTATGACATTGCAGTAGTGACGATCAAACTTAAGCATTTCATGTAATGCTTATAGTGACTAGTGAACTTTGACCCCCAGATAAACCGGATCAACCGAGCTCGAGAACAGGGCTGGAGGCATGTCCTGAGCTCTAGTGGAGGCAGCAGTCCAGAGAGGAAGGTAcagaatgaccccccccccccccccccccctcatcatcatcatcatcatctactGTGGTTTCACTTCATTAGTCTCACTACACTGGAGATGTTTTATCATCAATCAAAGCTTCTCCTCTCTAACTCACTGTCTTATCTGTCCCCAGTGTTTTGTAGGAGGTGGTGGTATGATGGCTGGGTTTGCAGCTCCTGTCCCAGAGCCCCTGCTTCCTGCTCCATGTCCTGCCCAGGGCCCCACCccaggccctgccccgctctccccTAGCAGGGGCCCATATGAACACTACCATGCTGCTCTGGACCAGCTGGCCAAACCTCAGCCCAAAGAGGGTGCCAGAGAGGGATTCGGAGCAGGAGGAGACACTCCTGTTAGGTGGGTTCAGCCATCATTTCCTTTGGGTAATTTATTGACTCAGGTGACTgattgtgttgttttgtatgtGTAAGGGGTGTGCCAGCTGCTGCCAGCTCAGTGCTGCCCAATGGCCCTGCTCGTCTCCCAGACCCTGATGTGGTGAAGAGAGAGCTACGGAGGCTAGAGTATGTCACCAAACAAACCCATGTTAGCAGGTCCGTGGTTGGTCACAAACCATTCTAGAAAACATTACTCTGTCTCTGACCGGCATTAAAGCTTTGCATGATATTGGATCATATTTATTAGTTATTCCTTACGTTGTATCAATACTAAGTCAATTAAATAACTTCCTCTCCAACTGTCTCCAGGCAACGGGGTCACGCAGCAGCTGAACGGGCCAATCAGGTTCAGGAGTTTCTGCAGCGTAAGAGAGATGCCATGCTGAACAAGGTCCGCGCTGAGGGACAGCTGGTACGTTTTCTCCTTCCTGCCCCCCATTTCTATACTTCTGCTCACTGAACAATAGGATGTCTCTTTTAAAGTCTGTTCAGTTCTCACAAAAGATAACGGGGTTGTTGTATGGTCATGGTTAATAACCAAAGTGTCGATCTGGAATCAAGGTTGAATTGCATGCTTACCGGAGTTTAGACAAAATGCAGCACATTTTTATACATGTGAAATGTGGTTGAATTGAACGGTGAACAGGGTGCCCGGCAAAACCTGGCAGCCATCTATGGTCGGTCCAGCTACAGCAGGCCCAAACccaacaaagaggaggaggtaggagcCCAGCTCTCAGCTCTGGATGTCCAGCCGGCCTCACCCCATCTGATCCCTCACTCATAACAACATGCCTGGGTTTGGCTTGCCCTCTTCAGTTGTGTCTGCATGACACTACACTCAGACACATCCCCTTAAAAGAATAATCCACTTAAAAACTATCTTTTTGTATTTTGTTCATTAATcgactgttgatacagtcccaaaatgttttgcatgtcagcaatcaagttttcaagatgggCTTTCAAAAAGCAAGTTGTCACttgccacatcatcatgatgCAAAACACTCTTGAAAACCTGATTGCTGACTTTCTTAATATTTTGGGACTGTATATTTTTTGATTGGATTATTCCTGTAACTCTGCAGTCAAAGTCACCCAGCAGCACCTCCCAGTGTCCGACTCCCTGTATTGCATGTACTGTGtcaccaggtgtgtgtgtcaATGCACAAGTGTGATTCAGACCTCATACATTTGGTGCACCAGTAATAGCTTTTTTTCCCCTTTCCATAACATATTTTTGTGCACATTATGTTGTCCCTTTTTTTGAtcatttttttttatggaataaaTTAATCTCAAGTAACTCCAGTGTTTCCTTTTTAGGTGTTTGAGTAACTCAAGCTTTGTTTTTATATATTGCACCAGTGTCTTTCTTGCAGTATCAAGTATGTGGATGACTGATTTTACGTCGGTTCTTACATGTCATTTGTTATAGGAAACCATTTTAGTGGATTATTTTGTCATCTGTTTGTGTATGTTGTATAGCTTTGTGTCATATGATGTGTAACCTGTGTGAGTCTGATCCGTGCTGTAGCCTCTTAGCAATATGTGAACTCTTTGTTTGTGTGTTAGTATAACTTCTGCAGTTATGTTCTCAGGAGTACCTGTCCCGGCTGAGGCAGATCAGGCTACAGAACTTCAATGAGAGACAGCAGATCAAAGCACGCCTCAGAGGAGTGAAGGTATCCTTCCACCCTTTCAGAACACATCAGCATAACATCCTTTTAATCAGCCTCTGAACTTCTGTTATGTTTTGGCATTTTTGTTTGCGGGTAATGGCGGCATCATCTGGTTGTTCGCGTGATCAATCCAGTACGACAGTGATGGCTCAGACAGCAAGGAGTCCTGTGAGGAGACAGAGCTGAGGAGAAAGAAGATTGAAGCACTGAAGGCCCAAGCGCAGGCCCGTGCTGCTGTGTTGAAGGAGCAGCTagagaaaaaaaggagagaggcctatgagagagagaagagagcctgGGAGGATCACGTAAGTCCCCATACTCCTCAAGCTCATCTGCTACAATTGTACAGCATGTGTAGGATTAAAATCACTAACATTGATTGTGGTGTGTTTTTGTCAGCTTGCTGCTCGAGACGTGAAGGTTGGAATGGTAGCAGGAGGTGTAGCAGTAGAGCTAGCTCCTCCCCCTCGGCctggcccctccctccctgtacagGACGTTGTAGCTAGAGCCCAGCCTGCATCCAAACCCTCCACCCCTGTCATCTCCATGACTTCTGCTCTGAAGGACGTGGGAGCAGTCAGTAAACACTTAAAGCTTTCAGTTATTTTCCTCCATTATTCCATTTTTATTACACATGCTTTCTTTCTCCCATTTGTCTGTCTCCCAGCAGCTGGCGTCTGTGCAGAGCTCTTTTAAAGATGACTTTCCTAAAACGGACATCATTAAGGTGAGTTGGGTCAATAACTTCCAATACAGCACAGTGCTGCTTCACAAAATTACTATTTTACACTGAGGCTAGTTGGTTGCAGTGCCTTTTGGTTTATAGTAAGACAGTGACTATATGTTTGGTTTTATTGGTGATTTCTTCAGAGTGAGAAGAAGGAGATTCTCCGGAGACTGAATCAGAACTTGAAGGCCCAGAGCCCTGAGGAGGAGGTGTCAGCCACACCCTCAGAAGAACTATGCCCCACCCCCCAGCAGAGCCAGCCTATCGCAGAGGACAGACCGTCCTCTGGTGGGGacaggaaaaagtgggaggctgtAGCTCCGTCTATTCTCTCTGTAGCCCAGCAGACTCTAGAAGAGACCTGTATCAGAACGACTGGTGAGTTATACCATCTGTCTCCTAGAGCCGGACTCTTAAACAGAATCTTGTTCGCTATAGAAAGGACTAGGACCTGTTTGAATTGCTGGATTGACAAGAACCGTGGATCCTTACTCTCACCATTTTGATTCTGagctccatctctcttcctctccttctccccaggCTCTCAGGCTCTGTCTCCAGAGGAGAGACCGTCCTCTGGTGGGGACAGGAAGAAGTGGGAGGCTGTAGCTCCGTCTATTCTCTCTGTAGCCCAGCAGACTCTAGAAGAGACCTGTATCAGAACGACTGGTGAGTTATACCATCTGTCTCCTAGAACCGGACTCTTaaacagaatcaaatcaaatgtatttgtcacatacacatggttagcagatgttaatgcgagtgtagcgaaatgcttgtgcttctagttccgacagtgcagtaataaccaacgagtaatctaacctaacaattccaaaactactaccttatacacacaagtgtaaagggataaagaatatgtacataaagatatatgaatgagtgatggtacagaacggcataggcaagatgcagtagatggtatcgagtacaatatatacatatgagatgagtaatgtagggtatgtaaacattatattaagtagcattgtttaaagtggctagtgatataatttacataaatttccatcaattcccattattaaagtggctggggttgagtcagtgtgttggcagcagccactcatgttagtgatggctgtttaacagtctgatggccttgaaatagaagctgtttttcagtctcttggtccctgctttgatgcacctgtactgacctcaccttctggatgatagctgggtgaacaggcagtggctcgggtggttgttgtgcttgatgatctttatggccttcctgtgacatcgggtggtgtaggtgtcctggagggcaggtagtttgcccccggtgatgcgttgtgcagacctcactaccctctggagagccttacggttgagggcggagcagttgccataccaggcggtgatacagcccgacaggatgctctcgattgtgcatctgtagaagtttgtgagtgcttttggtgacaagctgaatttcttcagcctcctgaggttgaagaggcactgctgtaGAAAGGACTAGGACCTGTATGAATTGCTGGGTTGACAAGAACCGTGGATCCTTACCCTCACCTTTTGATTCTGagctccatctctcttcctctccttctccccaggCTCTCAGGCTCTGTCTCCAGAGGAGAGACCATCCTCTGGTGGGGACAGGAAGAAATGGGAGGCTGGATCTCCATCTATTCTCTCTGTAGCTCAGCAAACTCTAGAGGATACCTGTATCAGGACCGCTGGTGAATAACCTAGACGCATGCATTCCAGCACAATATCTCCTACATCCAGACTATATCTACATGTATACTAATAGATATCTGTTTGTGTATGTTGTAGAACAGACAGTGGGTGAGGTCATTCGGATGGATGTGCTACAGGACGACGCCCCTAGAAAAGCATGGGGGCGGAGCCCGGATTCTCAGGTGCTGAGAGTTCTACAGGAGGCGGAGCTTCAGCCTCTTACCCAGCTGCTGGGGAATGTCAACATCTGTGAAGAGAAACTCACTGGCGAGTCCTTAATatacccaccaacacacacttaCCATTACCAACCACATTCCGTACAGACTCAACGTCTAAGTGCTAATGATTCTGATTGGTTCCCATTCAGACAACTTGAATCAGACGGCTAAGATGGTTGGTGTGAGTGGAACTAAGGAAGTGATGCATTCAGAGGCAAGCCCACCTGCTGTGATATCTGTCGTTAAGAAcacagaggtcaaaggtcaggaaGAGGGGATGATCTCAGTAGACGTGACGGGTCAGGAGAAGAGGCAGGCTATATTAGAAGAGATGCTAAAGACCCCACCCAAACcgatagagatggagggtgagggagtggGTTACATACTATACAGGTTGTCAGATACTGGCAATCTTCATCCAGAGACCTGCAGTCAGTGTATTATATAACACCACCTAAATCACTCAGTCAGTTGTTCTCTTGTTCTCTCCAGATCCAGCAGACTTGGAGTCAGTGGTCCTGGAGGAGTGCCCAAAGCAGGCCTCAAATTCACCAGCTGGAGTAGTGCATGCCTGGGAGAAACGAGCCCTGCCGCTGGGGTGAGGGTTTGCTGGCTCCCCACTGGAGCTGGATTACAGAAATCTAATCCAAGAATAGGTTTCGTTAATCAAGACCTAATGTGATTTACATTGGATTAAAAACCTGTACCTTTAGACTAACATGTGACTTGAACTATAATGAAGCTTAGACATAATattagtatttttattttattttaattttacccccttttctccccaattttgtggtatccaattgttagtagttactatcttgtctcatcactacaactcccgtacgggctcgggcatccaacccggaagccagccgcaccaatgtgtcggaggaaacactgagcacctggcgacctggttagcgtgcactgcgcccggcccgccacaggagtcactggtgcgcgatgagacaaggatttccctaccggccaaaccctccctaacccggacgacgctaggccaattgtgtgtccgcccacggacctcccggtagcggccggctgcgacagagcctgggagcgaacccagagtctctggtggcacagccccTAGACCACTAGTATCCTAAAATGTAATCTACGTAATTCCCAAAAGCAATTATAATGAGAGgaccataaacaataactagtaatgctgcatactcaaatctcacctttctgataaaattgctgaggtgtagtcactttgaaggacacaagctcaagtacacagttcaaatatgaaatattttaTGACGtttttcctattcaacaaaactgtatgaataagACTTGAAATTGCTCATCTGCTTTCTTAATATAGTATAATCAAATTAGAAAACCACTAACTATAAGATTTGTGTATttagaaaatgtgcatattttctcaaggtctctcttgatcaaaacatcccccccccccccccccccccactgctgtGAACGTCACACAGATCTCTATCTTGGCTTCCAAAACTAATTAGGAACTCACTCTCCTTTAATCTCATATACATCTTGTACATCTATGACAAACAAAGTGGAATTATTTTAGATTACTGGATATAAATCGACCTCTGAATGTGCTATAGTGATGAAATAACTCTCTCCTGCTGCACTACGGTGTAAGGATTGCAGGCATTTGCTTTGTCAGTGGCTGATACATATggttcagccaggagttgatggacagttGGAAGAGCAAATTaaatggtaggagggacatcccagcttcaagtggtttCAGATTTCACATCCTAGATTTCACaaaaatatactgtgtctctgGGAACCAGATCGATTTATAATTGAAAATGTCAGTCGGAACTGGTACCAGAACCACGCAGGTCCCCTAAGGGGTGTTGACATCTAAGtggttttaagaaatgttcaTGAAACTCAATTATCAAGAATTATGTCTTGATTTTGTATGTGATTCTCCTATTAGGCCACCAGAGGGCAGAGTAACACCAGCAGAAACCAAAGAGGTTGGGGAGAAAGCAGAGAAGCAACCTGAATCCTCCGGTAAGCTGAGAGAGACACTTCTAAAACTAAACTACCTTTGGTGTCCCAtactcacctccctccctccctctaggtaTAGCACCTGTGTATGAGGAACCTCTGTTTGTGAAGCTGTGCTCCTCGCCGGCCCACCGCCGTACTGCAGCTCTGGTTCTTATGTCAGCCCAGTCGTCCATGGAGGACTCGTCCTCTTCTCTAGCCTCACGCTCAcgctccgtctctcctctccgctccaaACACCACAATGCCCTCCTCATCGGCCTCTCCACCGGCCAGTTTGATGCCAACAACCCAAAGGTGAACAACACTTCTCCTCAAGGAGACTGGAGATAAGAACTAAGGAGAATGAATGGATGTGGAATTGCTAAATAATTCTGAATAACTATTAACATAATCGCACTGTTATGGTGACCCTGAACATCCTCTTTATAATACAACACAAGTAACGAACATATTCTCCTTTTATAAAATGAACAAACAACATATTTCAGAGGTGAATGAAATTGGCTGGTTAATTTCTATATCAATCACATGACAGGATCTGTACCTTCCATTTAATATGATCTTTTATTCTATCCTCTAAAGTGATGTTCAGCTGTAGAGGATGTTTAGGAAATGAACTCTGACCCTTCTGCCTGTGCATGAGAAATGTGGAGGTTCTGTGGTATTTTTAGGTTTTGATTCAGTCTTTATTAATGAAGGGCTTTGGAATAGAGCCAGTCATATTAATCACATGGTCTGAAGAAGGCATGATGAGAGAGGCTATTTATCTTCCTGCATTTTTCATAACATCAATCAGGGACGAAGGAGAGcggtgcagagagagacaggcaaagCTCCCTGTTATTTGTTTGTAGGGATGGGTGTGTCAGAGCTCTACCTTTGATCCGTGTGTGTACTCTGGTCCAGCTTTGAGCCCTACATGTATGTGTTTTCAGCGATGGCTCTCCCTGGACAAAGCGTTATTAATGCAATTCTTCCACATCCGTGATGTGTCATCATACCAGAGTCCACTCCACTGGCCAGcctcacgcatgcacacacacctgcacacatgTCCTCGAACATGCTCCAACTGATACCTCAACTGGCCCCAGGTTAAAGGCATTTTTCACATTTAAAGAAtgtcggttactagtccaccgctctaaccactaggctaccctgccgccccaaaaggAATTTGATTACAATTTGATTAATTTCCTTGATCTTCTGGGCACCTGACCTGCACTATAACTTATGGCAAAATCCTGTTGCAAACTTTCAAAAAAAGTAAAGTTGGTGCTAAAAATATGCATCTGTGATATTTATTTAGTCATGGTGGGTGTGTGACCGGTGCTTTACTGTTTGTCCTCAGATGCTGCGTACCTGCTCTCTACCAGACCTCAGCAGACTGTTCAGCTCTCTACAGGAGGCAGGAGGGGCCAACGGGGCGGTTGCCCCTGACAACGACAACAATCTGGATATAGAGgacatggaggaagaggaggaagaagaggccaAAGAGGATGAACAATCAGAGACTGAAGAGTAAGATACTCATTGCActacacatgcgcacacacacagtgagtataTGTAGAATACAAAGAAACCCAATTTCACTTCTGTGTTTTGTGGAACATCCTTTGTGCAGTTTGAAAACATGACGTGCTATGAGTACTATGAGCTGTGTTCTCTCAGTGTGTATGAGGATGATGACTTGAGGGAGCTAAGGGCCTCCATGGAGAGACTCCTGCAGGAGGAGCGCAGCGAGGAAGATGAGGGGGGATCTGGCTCTAACTCTGGTAGTCCTCCAGAGGAAGAGGGAGGCGATGGCTTTAACGGCAACCCTGCTGAGGATGAAGATGATGAGGAGCTGAACGGGATGGCtgtggatgaggaggagggttCTAATGGGAGTCCAGGTGATGAAGAGGCAGGACACACACTCACCAACGGACTGGAAGAAGAGGAGCACCACAGCAGTGAGAGCCAGCTCAATGAAGAATGGCAATCGGGTACATTAGTAATCCTTCCTTCATCCACATGCACAATACTGTAGCTACAATGCATGCAGCCAGAAGCAGATTTTCAATAGGATTGTGTGTGAACAACAGATGacagtggtgaggaggaggacgGTGCGGCTGAACAGCAGGACAGCATATTCAGCCGTCTGGAGGAGCTGCGGTTTAACCTGGAGCAGGAGATGGGCTTTGAGAACTTTATAGAGGCCTACAACAAGATCAAGGTATGGATGGGACCTGCTTACCCCCTACCCTCCTGAAGTCATTCATTATCTATCATACAGCAATTACACATGGTCATTGAATTTTCATGATGTCCTTGTACCATTAAAGGCAATTCATGAAGATGAGGATGAGAACATCGACATGGGCCCCGACATGGTACTGAACATCCTGGGGACTGAGCACCAGCACCTGTACCCCAACATCCTTCACCTGGTCATGGCTGATGGAGCCTACCAAGAGGGTTAGTATCAAGAGGGTTATACCAAGagggttagagtgtgtgtgtgtatcccaccTTCTCTTATTCCCCCTTTGTTTTGATGGATCTCTTTTCCCTCATGTTTAAATCACGGTCCCATATGTGTTTTTCTATTAATTGTTGTGTTCAGCCAGTATACTGATTCCCTCTTAAACAGGTTTTCCCAGAGCGCTAGACTGCGTGAGCGAGCCAATAAACCCTTTAATCTAATCTGCCCAATCCTATTCTCCCCTAACGCCCCACGGGCTCAGACAATTAGGGACTATGTCAACGTGAAACACACCCTAaagactctctgtctgtctccccctcactcccccgCCTCACCCCTGTGCCAAGTCAGCTGTCATATgctgggggaagggaggggagagggagtgtTTAATTTGTGTCTGATGGAACAGAACGGAACTCTACCAGGACATGAGAGCAGAGGCTTCAGACGGCTCTCAAGCTCTCTCTGGACTATCTCTATGCTCTCTCTTTGTTTTGTTCTCTCTAACACTTTGGATAAAATGAAACACTTGTCTTTCTCCCCCCCTTACCACTCTATTCTGTGTAGATGTCCAGTGCTGGTCTATTTGTCTCTAACAGCCTTGCTCCCTCCCTTTCGATCCATTTTTATTTGATCTGATGTGTGACTCAAGCCCTTCCATTTAGGTAGAGATGTTAATGGAACCAGGCAGGAGGCTTTCTCTCTGAAGCTCAAGGCTTCTGATTTCAAACTCTTTCTGCTGATAGAAGTCTGCCTGTAATGGGAATTAGTCTAACCTGTCGCTGAAGATTAGAGCCTCCATTGATTCTTAAAGGGTTACATGTCTGAATGAAGTGTGTTTGACTGTTGGGCCTAAGGGGGTGATCCTGCTGAATGTTGTGTTACGGTTGTTTTGTCTTGTAGGGTGCCAGATTCACACCTTTTATAGTGTTCAGGGTTTAAGGTCACTGATTTGGGATTAATGGAAATGTGAATTTAGTAATAAAGACTGCAAAAGTGATGTGCTCAGCTTTTTGCCCAGCACCTCAGATTAAGAAAGCTGATTTGACCTGGGGCTCTGAGTGTACTCAGCCACTCTCTCATGCTACAGCCTATCTAATGACTCATTGGTTTTAACATGCaacttcacatctctctctctttctccatcccctcTTCTTCTTTTAGATAATGATGAATAGGGGATATGCGTCCAAGCCGCTGGCAGCTTCTGACAATCTGCTAGCCATCTGATGTCTTCCCAAGGTGCACTGCATGTGGTAGACGACTCTCTGTGTGGAGGGTTGGGGCCATAGATGGATCTGGGAGGGGTTGGAGCCAGGCTCTGGCACAGTTGCATGATTGAATAGGCTATCTAGTACACTGATGTCTGTATTTCCTACTTCCACTTCAAACACCTGACTCACTCTTTTTTAACTTCATGTTCATATGAAAGTGCATTATCAAGAAATACTTTCTGGTAACCAAAGTTAAATGGAAGGTTTCGTCAAACATAAATCTGTCTGTATCTGTTGGAATATATTTATTGACCAGCACCATATCAAATGGTCAATTTAAAGGTCAAACAGGTGATTGTACATGTGATATTCCTAATGCTGGGGTTAGGACCACCCAGTCACCATCCTCACAATACAAACCAGGTCAACTTCTATAAACGTGCAAAACATATTTTCCATAAAAACCCGTTGGACCTCCTTTTTTAAATTACTTTTTCATACAGCTAAATGTTATCTAATGCATTTTCACATTTCTTACCTGTTCTGTTAACCCCAAAATATGTGTTCAGCTCAAAAGGAAGATCACTTTTTGTTTAAGGATGTTGTATGTTGGCATGGTAGCAGCTGCAAGGGACTGCTACTTGTTTGCTTTATGTCAAGTCAGATTGTTACTCTGTTAAGAGAATTGTAAAGATATAAATTACTGGTAATGATATCGATTTTAAAGCGTTATTCTTATTTGATAATAAAGGAAATATTGTAAATAAATGCTTTTTTCTAATCTTTGTTTAGATTTAAGTCTTGTTTGGTGTTTTACTGTATGCATTTTCGCATGTTTGTGTATGATGACTCTGCATAGATCCATTACACTCAAGAAGGACTAAGAAGGTTACATTTCAGACTGCT harbors:
- the nek1 gene encoding serine/threonine-protein kinase Nek1 isoform X10, yielding MDKYEKVRKIGEGSFGKAILVKSREDGKQYVIKEIGISRMSSKERQESRKEVAVLANMSHPNIVQYKESFEECGCLYIVMDYCEGGDLFKTINSQKGVQFPEEQILDWLVQICLALKHVHDRKILHRDIKSQNIFLTKDGTIQLGDFGIARVLNSNSTILFLSTVELARTCIGTPYYLSPEICENKPYNNKSDVWALGCVLYEMCTLKHAFEAGNMKNLVLKIIRGSYPPVSIHYSQDLRSLMGQLFRRNPRERPSVSSILDKPFLSHRIFRFLTPEIIAQEFSHSFLHKQPKAGVAQAASAKRRAPAPMPVTPAQKITKPAAKYGVPLNVRKASDAAMKPAEWKPAVKHKMAPVPLPAAPQRRVSRVEEERRKYEEGARKKRMELIEKERKQREQMFLLKAGQMKRYEREKINRINRAREQGWRHVLSSSGGSSPERKCFVGGGGMMAGFAAPVPEPLLPAPCPAQGPTPGPAPLSPSRGPYEHYHAALDQLAKPQPKEGAREGFGAGGDTPVRGVPAAASSVLPNGPARLPDPDVVKRELRRLEQRGHAAAERANQVQEFLQRKRDAMLNKVRAEGQLEYLSRLRQIRLQNFNERQQIKARLRGVKYDSDGSDSKESCEETELRRKKIEALKAQAQARAAVLKEQLEKKRREAYEREKRAWEDHLAARDVKVGMVAGGVAVELAPPPRPGPSLPVQDVVARAQPASKPSTPVISMTSALKDVGAQLASVQSSFKDDFPKTDIIKSEKKEILRRLNQNLKAQSPEEEVSATPSEELCPTPQQSQPIAEDRPSSGGDRKKWEAVAPSILSVAQQTLEETCIRTTGSQALSPEERPSSGGDRKKWEAVAPSILSVAQQTLEETCIRTTGSQALSPEERPSSGGDRKKWEAGSPSILSVAQQTLEDTCIRTAEQTVGEVIRMDVLQDDAPRKAWGRSPDSQVLRVLQEAELQPLTQLLGNVNICEEKLTDNLNQTAKMVGVSGTKEVMHSEASPPAVISVVKNTEVKGQEEGMISVDVTGQEKRQAILEEMLKTPPKPIEMEDPADLESVVLEECPKQASNSPAGVVHAWEKRALPLGPPEGRVTPAETKEVGEKAEKQPESSGIAPVYEEPLFVKLCSSPAHRRTAALVLMSAQSSMEDSSSSLASRSRSVSPLRSKHHNALLIGLSTGQFDANNPKMLRTCSLPDLSRLFSSLQEAGGANGAVAPDNDNNLDIEDMEEEEEEEAKEDEQSETEDVYEDDDLRELRASMERLLQEERSEEDEGGSGSNSGSPPEEEGGDGFNGNPAEDEDDEELNGMAVDEEEGSNGSPGDEEAGHTLTNGLEEEEHHSSESQLNEEWQSDDSGEEEDGAAEQQDSIFSRLEELRFNLEQEMGFENFIEAYNKIKAIHEDEDENIDMGPDMVLNILGTEHQHLYPNILHLVMADGAYQEDNDE